A DNA window from Bacillus andreraoultii contains the following coding sequences:
- a CDS encoding tetratricopeptide repeat protein, protein MEKQLISKMYYRTLISEGRSVHPIQQLGELFEEEQKKEFPDASNIRFAQGEVYYHNKDYEAAIFKWENVHNGFTQWAKKNIADAYMELGIYQDAETIYLSVETDSLTLRTEVLLQLFSLYIQQEQFKRADETIKQTVQINPDYPNVTKLARAFFEKQEDWYSAIELAIQEGIRTKEKGWFELLKKYIQDGYAKQLDPTFFFQALKSVLEIEPVLFEQLMVALWENYESEKETFQWVKEINTFLKESELPQQYQWRTLSQYYKKTYHELMDGNYSLHLLRGLIPNYLHAWMKIVVKEDAILPSSAIFAWNEMVPDQFSPDLLQIAEKTLFNAEMNVDVMDRGKELQEAIEHWTENHQLNQNLRLQMLATELTDFTNQMVGVICFNEDDKSSFAKQFLQTDILSKHRDYAVSFLKDGNEERVIEFRDYHKRELTIEEFNGMTSRTKGANICYEVQLSNGMLKNNHLTFIDFPSLNRVPVLNDSLKETLRIVDTLLVVIGENGVSEAEQEWIESIPQLFPQAKTYLVYNGGNLSDIVVHDPKFERIYYENTNEQRDKLAALLQSSWDTKDQKQTRIKSYLYVLRKIMDNLLDQREKIESQLIDTVQQKEDLAQRVNGAIYQLQDLTNEKVNMIKKSFMLVKEETKKEMMKEIPIRLKDTAKMVTKKRDFQRIHIELNQEMNDRIQQYLNEEVMPEFLTRITDWLTIARTELNEGRMFLEEINQGFNTMIGQERLQLTCDYKILEDWQRDIDRLTSRINYEPVNILLRYTPKQVLLKSAGKVFGRMIQNKDMLANGFKQLIENGNYEQEAETIANRFFNPFLLLEQGIERDLQLFFKDAFEELQILAEETNREITETTGELKNLRGKPELFHDPLKIFEITRLQYKYIVEIKEMSLSYIK, encoded by the coding sequence TTGGAAAAACAATTAATATCGAAAATGTATTACCGGACGCTCATAAGTGAAGGTCGTTCTGTTCATCCAATTCAACAATTAGGAGAGTTGTTTGAAGAAGAGCAAAAGAAGGAATTTCCAGATGCCTCAAATATTCGCTTTGCTCAAGGTGAAGTTTACTATCATAATAAAGACTATGAAGCAGCTATCTTTAAGTGGGAGAATGTTCATAACGGGTTTACCCAATGGGCAAAGAAAAATATTGCCGACGCATATATGGAACTTGGAATCTATCAAGATGCTGAGACAATTTATTTATCAGTTGAGACGGATTCATTAACTTTACGCACAGAAGTATTGCTTCAATTATTTTCACTCTATATTCAACAGGAACAATTTAAACGAGCTGATGAAACGATTAAACAAACAGTCCAGATAAATCCGGACTATCCAAATGTAACGAAACTAGCTCGAGCCTTTTTCGAAAAGCAAGAAGATTGGTATAGTGCGATTGAATTAGCGATTCAAGAAGGAATTCGAACAAAAGAAAAAGGTTGGTTTGAATTACTAAAAAAGTATATTCAGGATGGTTATGCAAAACAGCTTGATCCAACTTTCTTCTTCCAGGCATTAAAGTCGGTATTAGAAATAGAACCGGTACTGTTTGAACAGTTAATGGTAGCATTATGGGAAAACTACGAATCAGAAAAGGAAACATTCCAATGGGTAAAAGAAATAAATACATTTTTAAAAGAATCCGAGTTACCACAACAATATCAGTGGCGAACGCTCTCACAATATTATAAAAAGACTTATCACGAATTAATGGACGGAAATTATTCGTTACATCTATTAAGGGGACTAATCCCGAATTATTTACATGCTTGGATGAAAATAGTAGTGAAAGAAGATGCAATACTTCCATCCTCAGCGATTTTTGCTTGGAATGAAATGGTTCCAGATCAATTTTCCCCAGATTTATTACAAATTGCAGAAAAAACACTATTTAATGCAGAAATGAATGTCGATGTAATGGATCGAGGTAAAGAACTACAAGAAGCCATTGAACATTGGACGGAAAATCATCAATTAAATCAAAATCTTCGTCTACAAATGCTTGCAACAGAGTTAACGGATTTTACGAATCAAATGGTCGGTGTGATTTGTTTTAATGAAGATGATAAATCTAGTTTTGCAAAACAATTTTTACAAACGGATATACTTAGTAAACACCGAGATTATGCGGTATCTTTCCTTAAAGATGGTAATGAGGAAAGAGTTATCGAATTCAGGGATTACCATAAGCGGGAACTTACCATTGAGGAATTTAATGGAATGACTTCACGTACGAAGGGCGCAAATATTTGTTATGAAGTTCAATTATCAAATGGGATGTTAAAGAATAATCATTTAACGTTCATTGATTTTCCATCACTTAATCGTGTTCCTGTATTAAACGATTCGTTAAAAGAAACGTTAAGAATAGTAGATACTTTACTTGTGGTTATTGGTGAAAATGGAGTATCCGAAGCTGAACAAGAATGGATTGAGTCAATTCCGCAGCTGTTCCCACAAGCAAAAACATATCTCGTATACAATGGAGGCAACTTATCGGATATTGTTGTTCATGATCCAAAATTTGAACGAATTTATTACGAAAATACCAATGAACAACGAGACAAATTGGCTGCCTTACTTCAGTCGAGTTGGGATACGAAAGACCAAAAACAGACACGAATAAAAAGTTATTTATACGTCTTAAGAAAAATAATGGATAATCTTTTAGACCAAAGAGAAAAAATCGAAAGCCAACTAATTGATACCGTACAGCAAAAGGAAGATTTAGCACAAAGGGTAAATGGGGCAATTTATCAGCTCCAAGACTTAACGAATGAAAAAGTAAATATGATTAAAAAGTCGTTCATGTTAGTTAAAGAAGAAACGAAAAAGGAAATGATGAAGGAAATTCCAATCCGATTAAAAGACACAGCAAAAATGGTTACAAAGAAACGTGACTTCCAACGGATCCATATTGAGCTTAATCAGGAAATGAACGATCGGATTCAACAATATTTGAATGAAGAAGTAATGCCAGAATTTTTAACGAGAATTACAGATTGGTTGACGATTGCACGGACAGAATTAAATGAAGGAAGAATGTTTTTAGAAGAAATCAATCAAGGATTTAATACAATGATTGGTCAAGAGCGACTACAATTAACATGTGATTATAAGATTTTAGAAGATTGGCAGCGTGATATTGATCGGTTAACAAGTAGAATTAATTATGAACCGGTCAATATTTTACTTCGCTACACACCAAAACAAGTATTATTAAAAAGTGCTGGAAAAGTTTTTGGACGAATGATTCAAAATAAAGATATGCTAGCAAATGGTTTTAAGCAATTGATTGAAAATGGAAACTATGAACAAGAAGCTGAAACGATTGCAAATCGATTTTTTAATCCATTTTTACTTTTAGAACAAGGAATTGAACGAGACCTTCAACTTTTCTTTAAGGATGCTTTTGAGGAATTGCAAATATTAGCTGAAGAAACGAATCGGGAAATAACGGAAACAACGGGCGAACTCAAAAACTTAAGGGGAAAACCAGAATTATTCCATGACCCATTAAAAATATTTGAAATAACAAGATTACAGTATAAATATATTGTAGAGATAAAGGAAATGTCTTTATCTTATATAAAATAG
- a CDS encoding divergent PAP2 family protein encodes MNKSIITALATIGIAQFLKIPVKKIGGEKWDWRLLLETGGMPSSHSAGVSSLATYIALKRGVKTVDFALASIFGLLVMYDAQGVRRQAGELTIKVNKLEEEVERIRGQKDHHYHDRKIRKLRERLGHQPIEVLAGALFGIVSGFISYKIFE; translated from the coding sequence TTGAATAAATCAATTATTACAGCCCTTGCCACAATTGGAATTGCCCAATTTTTGAAAATTCCAGTTAAAAAAATTGGCGGCGAAAAATGGGATTGGCGACTTCTTTTAGAAACGGGTGGTATGCCAAGCTCCCATTCGGCAGGTGTATCTTCGTTAGCAACGTATATTGCTTTAAAAAGAGGGGTTAAAACGGTTGACTTTGCGCTTGCTTCCATTTTTGGCTTGCTTGTAATGTATGATGCCCAAGGAGTGCGGAGACAAGCGGGAGAATTAACGATTAAAGTTAATAAACTTGAAGAAGAAGTCGAACGCATTCGTGGTCAAAAAGATCATCATTATCATGACCGGAAAATTCGGAAATTGCGTGAACGATTAGGTCATCAACCAATCGAAGTGTTAGCAGGTGCTTTATTTGGAATTGTAAGTGGCTTCATTTCATACAAAATATTCGAATAA
- a CDS encoding threonine/serine exporter family protein, translating into MFAQLVMSFIATSGMGIVFNVPKKAIIKCGLVGMIGWFIYFYMISIGHSAVLSSFVSAFAISLLSHVFARMYKTPVIIFIVGGIIPLVPGGLAYNAMRNFVSNHYSLAIEFFAKVLLIAGAIAIGIILSEVFNNLYKNRIDNRKVKELD; encoded by the coding sequence ATGTTTGCCCAGCTCGTAATGAGTTTTATTGCAACAAGTGGTATGGGGATTGTTTTTAATGTACCCAAAAAGGCCATTATTAAATGTGGATTAGTCGGAATGATTGGTTGGTTTATTTATTTTTATATGATATCAATAGGGCATAGTGCTGTACTTTCAAGTTTTGTGTCTGCCTTTGCTATATCATTATTAAGTCATGTCTTTGCAAGAATGTATAAAACACCTGTTATTATTTTTATAGTTGGAGGAATTATTCCACTTGTACCAGGAGGACTTGCTTATAATGCGATGCGAAACTTTGTAAGTAATCATTACTCTTTAGCAATTGAATTTTTTGCAAAGGTACTATTAATTGCAGGTGCGATTGCGATTGGTATTATTTTATCAGAGGTTTTTAACAATTTATACAAAAATCGAATCGATAATAGAAAAGTAAAGGAATTAGACTAG